Proteins from a genomic interval of Lysobacter arenosi:
- a CDS encoding PDZ domain-containing protein produces MSSRSSLRAQRRGMAMFKPTVLAASIGLSIGLLFAFVATAQTTGTGAADAAKAKELAAAREDLRQAAKRVAELSGGYDVARQMNLERRFEQRPVIGVVLAPEAKVGVRIAAVTPDSAAAKAGLRSGDLLTTINGKPLAGKDSDQRLTAARAQLGDLDTQKAITLGYERDGKTASAKVTPQIGDRVWLMRDGNGGVFAGRGEGMDGPLMWTPDGEGAQPRPMPLPLISPEVRTEIIRMGPTGDCKGADCRLPLLAETFRWSGLNLAAVDGQLGRYFGTDHGVLVVSTGPELDGLQAGDVIQRIDGKDVKTPREAMAALRDKPADSKVGVTYLRDRKSATAQITVPRTAMLRLPPVPPAPPAPPKAPVAPKAPAAPKPPAPPQALEMPAPPAPPAAPAPPAPPTFSLLL; encoded by the coding sequence ATGAGTTCCCGCTCCAGCCTGCGCGCGCAGCGACGCGGGATGGCGATGTTCAAACCCACCGTGCTGGCGGCATCGATTGGCCTGTCCATTGGCCTGCTGTTCGCATTCGTCGCGACAGCGCAGACCACCGGCACCGGCGCCGCCGATGCCGCCAAGGCGAAGGAGCTGGCCGCGGCGCGCGAAGATCTCAGGCAGGCCGCCAAGCGCGTGGCCGAACTGTCGGGCGGGTATGACGTTGCGCGACAGATGAACCTCGAGCGCCGCTTCGAGCAGCGTCCGGTGATCGGCGTGGTGCTGGCGCCCGAGGCCAAGGTCGGCGTGCGCATCGCCGCGGTCACGCCCGACAGCGCGGCGGCCAAGGCCGGCCTGCGCAGCGGCGACCTGCTGACCACGATCAATGGCAAGCCGCTCGCCGGCAAGGACAGCGACCAGCGGCTGACGGCCGCACGCGCCCAGCTCGGCGACCTGGACACGCAGAAGGCGATCACCCTCGGTTATGAGCGCGATGGCAAGACCGCATCGGCGAAGGTCACCCCGCAGATCGGCGACCGCGTGTGGCTGATGCGCGATGGCAACGGCGGCGTGTTCGCCGGGCGCGGCGAAGGCATGGACGGCCCGCTGATGTGGACGCCCGATGGCGAAGGCGCACAGCCGCGACCGATGCCCCTGCCGCTGATCTCGCCGGAGGTTCGCACCGAGATCATCCGGATGGGACCGACCGGCGACTGCAAGGGCGCGGACTGCCGCCTGCCGCTGCTGGCCGAGACGTTCCGCTGGAGCGGATTGAACCTGGCCGCCGTCGACGGCCAGCTCGGCCGCTATTTCGGCACCGACCACGGCGTGCTGGTGGTGAGCACCGGTCCCGAGCTCGACGGCCTGCAGGCCGGCGACGTGATCCAGCGCATCGACGGCAAGGACGTGAAGACGCCGCGCGAAGCGATGGCGGCATTGCGCGACAAACCGGCCGACAGCAAGGTCGGCGTGACCTATCTGCGGGATCGCAAGAGCGCCACCGCGCAGATCACCGTGCCCAGGACCGCGATGCTGCGCCTGCCGCCGGTGCCACCTGCACCGCCGGCACCACCGAAGGCACCCGTTGCGCCGAAGGCACCGGCTGCGCCGAAGCCGCCGGCACCGCCGCAGGCGCTGGAGATGCCGGCACCGCCTGCGCCACCCGCAGCACCCGCACCGCCGGCACCGCCGACGTTCTCGTTGCTGCTGTAG